One part of the Amaranthus tricolor cultivar Red isolate AtriRed21 chromosome 16, ASM2621246v1, whole genome shotgun sequence genome encodes these proteins:
- the LOC130802923 gene encoding auxin response factor 17-like gives MASDHRQRQCYYQQQQQEREVDAVIWKACAGSLIHVPKPNSRVYYFPQGHMEQASSPVPLSSVYKSSVLCRVVRVSFLADPDTDEVFVKFLLEPLKSTSSGFALEFLGERGEEKRNDVVSFAKVLTPSDANNGGGFSIPRFCAESIFPPLDFSADPPVQKIRVTDIHGESWEFRHIYRGTPKRNLFTTGWSKFVNCKKLIAGDSVVFMRKNLTKELFVGIRRASRLINDAMLPWGIVLKPARLSIGGGLSRSNKGKVSAEAVVEAIERAESDMVFEVAYYPRPGLPEFVVEAERVEVARGVYWRGGMKVKIAQETEDGSRLSWYNGTVSAVATGFDHGPWRDSWWRMLQVAWDEPEILQNMKNVSPWQVEPIVPMLPIHTAVPAIKKFKGVQNSGLLTNGEGNPPIPSMGFNSSYLNYNTFPAGMQGARQNLLFLSTLPSIVNYSTHQGHRDDIVDSTPEKMEAVTTKLNIGISPSETPSPDSQNSVQLFGVAGTDQRSCDLSKKIITSFQLFGKQIHMEQPLTTTEAIGCTKYDDHLTEGVRNTLDISSSVSHKKLDDRLRAHALSPL, from the exons ATGGCGTCGGATCACCGTCAACGACAGTGCTACTATCAACAGCAACAACAGGAGAGAGAAGTAGATGCTGTAATATGGAAAGCTTGTGCTGGAAGTTTGATTCATGTTCCAAAACCCAATTCTAGGGTTTATTACTTTCCGCAAGGACATATGGAACAAGCTTCATCTCCTGTTCCTCTTTCTTCTGTGTATAAGAGTTCTGTGCTTTGCCGTGTTGTTCGCGTCTCGTTTCTTGCTGATCCTGATACTGATGAAGTGTTTGTTAAGTTTCTTCTCGAACCTTTGAAAAGTACCTCTTCTGGGTTTGCTTTAGAATTTCTTGGAGAAAGAGGAGAGGAGAAGCGAAACGATGTCGTTTCGTTTGCCAAGGTTTTGACGCCTTCAGATGCCAACAATGGTGGGGGGTTTTCGATCCCGAGGTTTTGTGCTGAATCGATTTTTCCACCGTTGGATTTTTCTGCTGATCCACCGGTTCAAAAGATTCGGGTTACTGATATTCATGGAGAAAGTTGGGAATTTAGGCACATTTATCGAGGGACTCCAAAGAGAAATTTGTTCACTACTGGTTGGAGTAAATTTGTTAATTGTAAGAAGTTAATTGCAGGAGACTCTGTTGTTTTCATGCGGAAAAACTTAACTAAAGAGCTCTTTGTTGGAATTCGTAGGGCGTCCAGGTTGATAAATGATGCAATGTTACCTTGGGGGATTGTTCTGAAACCAGCAAGGCTGAGTATTGGAGGGGGATTATCGAGGAGTAATAAAGGGAAGGTGTCAGCTGAGGCGGTAGTTGAGGCGATTGAGAGAGCAGAGAGTGATATGGTATTTGAGGTTGCTTATTATCCGAGGCCGGGTTTGCCTGAGTTTGTTGTGGAGGCGGAAAGAGTTGAGGTTGCTAGAGGAGTTTATTGGAGAGGGGGAATGAAAGTAAAGATTGCTCAAGAGACAGAGGATGGGTCGAGGTTATCTTGGTATAATGGAACAGTATCTGCTGTAGCGACTGGGTTTGATCATGGGCCTTGGCGGGATTCTTGGTGGCGAATGCTTCAG GTTGCATGGGATGAACCTGAAATTCTGCAAAACATGAAGAATGTTAGTCCTTGGCAAGTGGAGCCTATTGTTCCAATGCTACCTATACATACTGCTGTCCCAGCTATCAAAAAATTTAAGGGTGTGCAGAACTCTGGACTGCTGACTAATGGAGAGGGAAACCCCCCCATACCCTCAATGGGATTCAATTCATCTTATTTGAATTACAACACTTTTCCTGCTGGCATGCAGGGAGCCAGGCAAAACCTTCTTTTTCTATCTACTTTACCTAGTATAGTGAATTATAGCACCCATCAGGGGCACCGAGATGATATTGTGGACAGTACACCAGAGAAGATGGAGGCTGTAACCACTAAACTTAATATTGGTATTTCACCCTCTGAGACGCCATCACCTGATAGCCAAAACAGCGTGCAGTTGTTTGGCGTGGCTGGTACTGATCAACGGTCTTGTGACTTGAGTAAAAAAATTATCACTTCATTTCAGCTGTTTGGTAAGCAAATTCACATGGAGCAGCCTCTCACAACTACGGAGGCTATAGGCTGTACAAAATATGATGACCATTTAACTGAAGGTGTAAGGAATACTCTGGATATTTCTTCCTCAGTCTCTCACAAGAAGCTAGATGATAGGCTAAGAGCTCATGCTCTGAGTCCTCTGTGA